One window of the Nocardia huaxiensis genome contains the following:
- a CDS encoding TIGR03857 family LLM class F420-dependent oxidoreductase, whose product MNRELGCYLLAGASDDPRKIIDEVRAAEELNLGTAFLSERFDVKEAVTLSGAAGAASERIRIATAATNHNTRHPMVTAAYATTMHRLTRGRFMLGLGRGGAHAFAAWNLPPVTTAQLEDFAGLVRRLWRGETVRDHDGPAGRYTRLRLDPRFNETIPLGLVAFGPQTLALGGRVFDEVVLHTYFTDETVARSVRIVKEAAERAGRDPASVRVWSCYATIGDHIPEPRRLRATAGRLATYLQMYGDLLVSTNRWDPVVLTRFRADPVVAGIRGAIDAVATDDQLAHIAELLPGEWLSAAAQGSAHQCAAGVRAQLSAGADAVIMHGATPTELAPVVAAYRADAAG is encoded by the coding sequence GTGAATCGCGAACTGGGCTGTTACCTGCTCGCCGGCGCGAGCGACGATCCGCGCAAGATCATCGACGAGGTCCGCGCGGCGGAAGAGCTGAACCTCGGCACGGCCTTTCTGTCCGAGCGGTTCGACGTCAAGGAGGCCGTCACGTTGTCCGGAGCCGCGGGCGCCGCATCCGAGCGCATCCGAATCGCCACGGCCGCAACCAATCACAACACGCGCCATCCGATGGTGACCGCCGCCTACGCGACCACGATGCACCGGCTGACTCGGGGCCGCTTCATGCTCGGACTCGGACGCGGTGGCGCACATGCCTTCGCCGCCTGGAACCTGCCCCCGGTCACCACCGCGCAACTGGAGGACTTCGCCGGACTCGTGCGGCGGTTGTGGCGTGGCGAGACCGTCCGCGATCATGACGGCCCGGCCGGCCGCTACACCCGCCTGCGGCTCGATCCCCGCTTCAACGAGACGATTCCACTCGGTTTGGTGGCCTTCGGTCCACAGACTCTCGCGCTCGGTGGCCGGGTATTCGACGAGGTCGTTCTGCACACGTACTTCACCGACGAGACCGTGGCGCGTTCGGTGCGCATTGTGAAGGAGGCGGCCGAACGCGCGGGCCGGGATCCGGCGTCGGTGCGAGTGTGGTCCTGCTACGCGACCATCGGCGATCACATTCCGGAGCCGCGTCGCCTGCGTGCGACCGCCGGCCGGTTGGCGACCTACCTCCAGATGTACGGTGATCTGCTGGTCTCCACCAATCGCTGGGATCCTGTTGTCCTCACCCGTTTTCGCGCCGACCCGGTGGTTGCCGGCATCCGCGGGGCGATCGACGCGGTCGCGACCGACGACCAACTCGCGCACATCGCGGAGTTGCTACCCGGGGAATGGCTGAGTGCCGCGGCCCAGGGGAGTGCGCACCAGTGTGCGGCGGGCGTTCGAGCGCAATTGAGCGCGGGCGCGGACGCTGTGATCATGCACGGTGCTACGCCGACTGAACTGGCACCCGTGGTCGCTGCCTATCGGGCGGACGCCGCCGGATAG
- a CDS encoding aldehyde dehydrogenase, with protein sequence MTVDYGSLYIGGAWTRPSSEQRIEAYSAATEELLGSVPAGGPADIDAAVAAARRAFDDPNGWATWEPARRAAVLERFAAELVTRSAEMVRRVSAQNGMPIRFGKPVEGTVPVTMLRYYAELIQQLPTSEVRRSLVVGNTEVRREPLGVVGAIVPWNFPQTLAFFKIAPALAAGCTVVMKPSSETVLDAMLIAEAAAAAELPAGVLNIVPGSGRTAGAHLVAHPGVDKIAFTGSTDAGRAIAETCGRLLKPVTLELGGKSAALILDDADLSAVIPNLFAASLMNQGQSCYICTRILAPRSRYGEVVDALSDMVRALRIGDPLDRSTVIGPVASAGQREIIEGYIAKGKAEGGRITVGGGRPAGFDRGWFVEPTVFADVDNNSTVAREEIFGPVLAVIPFDDDADAVRQANDSPYGLGGTVWTSDVERGAALARRVQTGSIGVNGYTMDHGAPFGGVKDSGLGRELGPEGLAAYQQYKSIYLP encoded by the coding sequence ATGACGGTGGATTACGGCTCGCTGTACATCGGAGGGGCGTGGACCCGGCCGTCGTCGGAGCAGCGCATCGAAGCGTATTCGGCCGCCACCGAGGAGCTGCTGGGCAGCGTGCCCGCCGGCGGCCCGGCCGATATCGATGCCGCGGTCGCCGCCGCGCGCCGGGCCTTCGACGATCCGAACGGCTGGGCCACCTGGGAGCCGGCACGGCGCGCGGCGGTCCTGGAGCGCTTCGCGGCCGAATTGGTCACTCGCAGTGCGGAAATGGTGCGCCGGGTCAGCGCGCAGAACGGTATGCCGATTCGCTTCGGCAAGCCGGTCGAGGGCACCGTCCCGGTGACCATGCTCCGCTACTACGCCGAGCTGATTCAGCAGTTGCCCACCAGCGAGGTGCGCCGTTCGCTGGTCGTCGGCAACACCGAGGTGCGCCGCGAACCCCTCGGCGTGGTCGGCGCGATTGTGCCGTGGAACTTCCCGCAGACCCTGGCCTTCTTCAAGATCGCCCCCGCGCTGGCCGCCGGATGCACCGTCGTCATGAAGCCGTCCTCGGAGACCGTGCTCGACGCCATGCTGATCGCCGAGGCCGCCGCCGCGGCGGAACTGCCCGCGGGCGTACTGAATATCGTCCCGGGCTCGGGACGGACTGCGGGCGCCCACCTGGTCGCCCATCCGGGCGTGGACAAGATCGCGTTCACCGGCTCCACCGATGCCGGGCGCGCGATCGCGGAAACCTGTGGGCGACTGCTGAAGCCGGTCACACTCGAACTCGGCGGCAAGTCGGCGGCCCTGATCCTCGACGATGCCGATCTCTCGGCCGTGATCCCGAACCTGTTCGCGGCCAGCCTGATGAACCAGGGCCAGAGCTGCTACATCTGTACCCGCATCCTCGCGCCGCGCAGCCGCTACGGCGAGGTCGTGGACGCGCTCAGCGATATGGTGCGCGCACTGAGAATCGGTGACCCCCTGGACCGTTCGACGGTTATCGGTCCGGTGGCCAGCGCCGGGCAGCGGGAGATCATCGAGGGCTACATCGCCAAGGGCAAGGCCGAAGGCGGGCGCATCACCGTCGGCGGCGGACGTCCCGCCGGGTTCGACCGCGGCTGGTTTGTCGAACCGACAGTCTTCGCCGACGTGGACAACAACTCCACCGTCGCGCGCGAGGAGATCTTCGGCCCCGTGCTCGCGGTCATCCCGTTCGACGACGACGCGGATGCCGTGCGCCAGGCCAACGACTCGCCCTACGGCCTCGGTGGCACGGTCTGGACCTCCGATGTGGAACGCGGTGCGGCCCTTGCCCGCCGGGTGCAGACCGGCAGCATCGGCGTCAACGGCTACACCATGGACCACGGCGCGCCGTTCGGCGGTGTCAAGGACAGCGGCCTGGGCCGTGAGCTCGGTCCCGAGGGGCTGGCCGCCTACCAGCAGTACAAGTCGATCTATCTGCCCTGA
- a CDS encoding SCO6745 family protein, with product MPATDESSRRARALRGAIEPLAGQVYFAPECHAAYERLGFAPGGALGNVRTPDAAAYFTSRGAAMGQVAGSVVAAAFAVFEPNVVMAGVDHGWRLTDAATISEARTAGAIAQLERVLGPRPAGIERVTALLARAVKELRPEGRPLFAGVYSLDLPDSSLGRAWRLADCLREYRGDSHTAAWNAAGYDAAEIGLVGELMRGLPPRTYVRSRGWTTEQLDSAHARLMARGHVDSEGLTATGAQAREAVEVATDRQLRGATDALGDDLDELVGLLGAWSAALMVNSYPDLTGADRLESARIVSYGMGESR from the coding sequence ATGCCGGCGACCGATGAGTCGAGCCGCCGAGCGCGGGCGCTGCGTGGGGCGATCGAGCCCCTCGCCGGGCAGGTGTACTTCGCGCCGGAGTGTCATGCCGCCTACGAACGTCTCGGTTTCGCGCCGGGCGGCGCTCTGGGCAATGTCCGAACTCCTGATGCGGCAGCGTATTTCACGAGTCGCGGTGCGGCGATGGGCCAGGTCGCCGGGTCCGTGGTGGCTGCGGCCTTCGCCGTATTCGAGCCGAATGTCGTCATGGCCGGTGTCGATCACGGGTGGCGGCTCACCGATGCGGCGACGATATCCGAGGCGCGTACCGCCGGTGCGATCGCGCAACTCGAACGGGTACTCGGACCGCGCCCGGCCGGGATCGAGCGGGTGACCGCCCTGCTGGCGCGTGCGGTGAAAGAGCTACGGCCCGAAGGGCGTCCGCTGTTCGCCGGGGTGTATTCGCTCGACCTGCCCGACAGTTCGCTCGGTCGCGCCTGGCGTCTGGCCGATTGTCTGCGGGAGTACCGTGGCGACTCGCATACGGCGGCCTGGAACGCGGCCGGATACGACGCCGCCGAGATCGGTCTGGTCGGTGAGCTGATGCGCGGGTTGCCCCCGCGCACCTACGTCCGGTCCCGCGGATGGACGACGGAGCAGCTCGACTCGGCGCACGCGCGACTGATGGCCCGCGGCCACGTCGACAGCGAGGGACTCACCGCGACGGGCGCGCAGGCCCGCGAAGCTGTCGAGGTCGCGACGGACCGGCAATTGCGCGGCGCGACTGACGCATTGGGCGACGACCTCGACGAACTCGTCGGTCTGCTCGGAGCGTGGAGCGCGGCCTTGATGGTGAACAGCTACCCCGATCTCACCGGAGCGGATCGACTCGAGTCGGCTCGGATCGTCAGCTACGGGATGGGGGAGAGTCGATGA
- a CDS encoding SCO6745 family protein: MITGAEVSARARALWAAIEPFAGQVYFSAEANAEYAALGFGAGRGSLPGGAQTSNRDAYNTSRGAALGHASGAVVAAAFAVFEPGMVTAAIERGRALTDPASIAAVRRRGATNSLRRMIGEKPGGLDRVIELLTRATEPLPMAGRPLFAGLCALALPDDPLGRAWALADRLREYRGDSHTAAWIAAGFDAVEIGLVSEQWWGLPPRTYVHTRAWTDAQLDAATRRLQDCGVFDGDRLSPAGRLAREQIELATDRQLRPAVEALRGDVDELVDTVGRWSAAIQAASGYPDLYGSQIAARVAAQRRKP, from the coding sequence ATGATCACCGGTGCCGAAGTGAGTGCCCGCGCGCGAGCCCTGTGGGCCGCGATCGAGCCCTTCGCCGGGCAGGTGTACTTCTCTGCCGAAGCGAACGCCGAGTACGCGGCGCTCGGATTCGGTGCCGGTCGCGGCTCGCTTCCCGGCGGTGCGCAGACCTCGAATCGCGATGCCTACAACACCAGCCGCGGCGCGGCCCTCGGTCACGCATCCGGCGCGGTCGTCGCCGCCGCGTTCGCGGTGTTCGAACCGGGCATGGTCACGGCGGCGATCGAGCGTGGCCGCGCGCTCACCGATCCCGCCTCGATCGCCGCCGTTCGCCGGCGCGGGGCAACGAACTCGTTGCGCCGGATGATCGGTGAGAAGCCCGGCGGCCTCGACCGCGTGATCGAATTACTCACTCGCGCAACCGAACCCCTGCCGATGGCGGGTCGTCCGCTGTTCGCGGGCCTGTGTGCACTCGCTCTCCCCGACGATCCGCTGGGCCGGGCCTGGGCGTTGGCTGACCGGCTTCGCGAGTACCGCGGCGACTCGCACACCGCGGCCTGGATCGCGGCGGGTTTCGACGCCGTCGAGATCGGGCTGGTCAGTGAGCAGTGGTGGGGCCTGCCGCCCCGCACCTATGTGCACACCAGGGCATGGACCGACGCGCAGCTCGATGCCGCGACGCGCCGCCTGCAAGACTGCGGCGTGTTCGACGGCGATCGGCTTTCCCCGGCCGGACGGCTGGCGCGCGAGCAGATCGAATTGGCAACAGACCGCCAGCTGCGACCTGCTGTCGAGGCGCTGCGCGGCGATGTCGATGAGCTCGTCGATACGGTCGGCCGCTGGAGCGCAGCGATCCAGGCCGCAAGTGGTTACCCCGATCTCTACGGGTCGCAGATCGCGGCGCGGGTAGCGGCCCAGCGCCGGAAGCCGTAG
- a CDS encoding NAD(P)-dependent alcohol dehydrogenase produces MTSVRTRAAVLRAADGPFRIEDVELDAPGYGQVLVRIAGTGICHSDFLPRTPMCKPPIIAGHEGAGEVVALGPGVTDLAVGDHVVLSFDSCGACRNCLDAQPAYCESFWPRNMSGFRPGRSTTVRDAAGEPIMGNWFGQSSFAEFSVVSARNAIKVDPTLPIELLGPLSCGILTGAGSVFTSLGLGAGDSLAVFGTGTVGLSAVMAAKVAGAATIVAVDRNPDRLRLAEKLGATHTFVADTDRLTETIKALAPGGLDFSLDTTGVPEVVSTAIDVLRLRGVCGCVGVQLKPLMVRPDQLAFGRTIKGILEGDSVPKLLIPKLIELWRQDRFPFHELIELFPLARIDAAEQAMKSGAVIKPVLVPGKDTP; encoded by the coding sequence ATGACATCGGTCCGCACGCGGGCGGCGGTATTGCGCGCCGCCGACGGTCCCTTCCGGATCGAGGATGTCGAGCTCGACGCACCCGGGTACGGGCAGGTGCTCGTTCGCATCGCGGGAACCGGCATCTGCCACAGTGACTTCCTGCCGCGCACCCCGATGTGCAAGCCGCCGATCATCGCGGGACACGAGGGCGCGGGCGAGGTCGTCGCCCTCGGGCCCGGCGTCACCGACCTCGCGGTGGGTGACCATGTGGTGCTGTCGTTCGACTCCTGCGGTGCCTGCCGCAACTGTCTCGACGCCCAGCCCGCCTACTGCGAATCGTTCTGGCCGCGCAATATGTCCGGCTTCCGTCCGGGCCGGTCGACGACGGTGCGGGACGCCGCCGGGGAACCGATCATGGGCAACTGGTTCGGGCAGTCGTCGTTCGCCGAGTTCAGTGTGGTGTCGGCGCGCAACGCCATCAAGGTCGATCCCACGCTGCCGATCGAACTGCTGGGGCCGCTGTCCTGCGGCATATTGACCGGCGCGGGTTCGGTTTTCACCTCCCTCGGTCTCGGCGCCGGAGACTCGCTGGCGGTGTTCGGCACCGGCACGGTGGGCCTGTCGGCCGTCATGGCGGCCAAGGTAGCCGGGGCCGCCACCATAGTCGCGGTCGATCGCAATCCGGACCGGCTGAGGCTGGCCGAAAAACTCGGGGCCACACATACGTTCGTCGCCGACACGGACAGGTTGACCGAGACGATCAAGGCGCTGGCACCCGGCGGCCTGGACTTCTCCCTGGACACCACGGGAGTCCCGGAGGTGGTGTCGACCGCCATCGACGTACTGCGGCTGCGCGGTGTGTGCGGATGTGTCGGTGTGCAGCTGAAACCCTTGATGGTCCGCCCCGACCAGCTGGCTTTCGGCCGCACCATCAAGGGCATCCTCGAAGGCGACAGTGTGCCGAAGCTGTTGATTCCCAAGCTGATCGAGCTGTGGCGGCAGGACCGCTTCCCGTTCCACGAACTGATCGAACTCTTCCCGCTGGCGCGTATCGACGCCGCCGAGCAGGCCATGAAATCCGGTGCGGTGATCAAACCCGTGCTGGTTCCAGGAAAGGACACCCCATGA
- a CDS encoding AMP-binding protein, producing MPQAFQRQVADHPDTVALRSYDGAQSYTWAEFDAEVRRIAGGLAALGLRRGDVFASLLTNRPEFNLAEMAANHLGATTFSIYNTSAPDQINYLLAHSGARILITERQYLATLHESGADIDHLLVVEEGDLDRLAPAPDFDFDAAWNAVLPDDVLCMIYTSGTTGPPKGVEHTHSGVLAMAAAVTSAFPIESGDRVISYLPSAHAADRCVTYYFGVVYGAQLTTLNDLSKLPQTLADVRPTVFSAVPRVWEKLKAGVELQLAGNDQLRAGFDADVPQVIDAIRAKLGLDQVRWAMSGAAACPLGVFNFLRKLRIPVTDIWGMSEIGLATAAPPELAKPGTIGTLLPGYEARVLEDGELLIRAPFTMKGYRNDPVQTAEAKDADGWVHTGDVVTVDDEGYYTIVDRKKELIINAGGKNMSPSNIESAISTSSMLIDKVIAIGDGRPYNVALITLDGAAVPAFAEKFGIEPDPAVLAKDARVLAVVQQGVDEGNAKLARVEQIKKFAVLPTLWNEGGDELTPTGKLRRKPINAKYATEIEALYAE from the coding sequence ATGCCCCAGGCATTCCAGCGCCAGGTGGCCGACCACCCCGACACCGTCGCACTGCGCAGCTACGACGGCGCGCAGAGCTATACGTGGGCCGAGTTCGATGCCGAAGTACGCCGCATCGCCGGCGGACTGGCGGCCCTCGGCCTGCGCCGCGGTGACGTGTTCGCTTCCCTGCTCACCAACCGGCCGGAGTTCAACCTCGCCGAGATGGCCGCCAACCACCTCGGCGCGACCACCTTCTCGATCTACAACACCTCCGCGCCCGACCAGATCAACTATCTGCTCGCCCATTCGGGTGCGAGGATCCTCATCACCGAGCGGCAGTACCTGGCCACGTTGCACGAGTCCGGCGCCGACATCGACCACCTCCTCGTCGTGGAAGAAGGTGACCTCGATCGTCTCGCGCCCGCACCGGATTTCGACTTCGACGCCGCATGGAACGCGGTACTGCCCGACGACGTGCTGTGCATGATCTACACCTCGGGCACCACCGGCCCGCCGAAGGGCGTCGAGCACACCCACAGCGGTGTGCTGGCGATGGCGGCCGCGGTCACGAGCGCGTTCCCGATCGAAAGCGGCGACCGTGTGATCTCGTACCTGCCGTCGGCGCATGCCGCCGACCGCTGTGTCACCTACTATTTCGGCGTCGTCTACGGTGCGCAGTTGACGACTCTCAACGATCTCTCCAAGCTGCCGCAGACGCTGGCGGACGTGCGGCCGACGGTGTTCTCGGCGGTTCCGAGAGTGTGGGAGAAGCTCAAGGCCGGTGTGGAATTGCAGCTCGCGGGCAACGATCAGCTGCGTGCCGGATTCGACGCCGACGTCCCGCAGGTGATCGACGCGATCCGCGCCAAGCTCGGACTCGACCAGGTGCGATGGGCGATGTCCGGTGCGGCGGCCTGCCCGCTGGGCGTCTTCAATTTCCTGCGCAAGCTGCGCATCCCGGTCACCGACATCTGGGGCATGTCCGAGATCGGCCTGGCCACCGCCGCGCCGCCGGAACTCGCCAAACCCGGCACCATCGGCACCCTGCTGCCCGGCTACGAAGCCCGGGTGCTCGAGGATGGTGAGCTGCTGATCCGTGCGCCCTTCACCATGAAGGGCTACCGCAACGACCCGGTGCAGACCGCCGAGGCCAAGGACGCCGACGGGTGGGTGCACACCGGCGATGTGGTGACGGTGGACGACGAGGGCTACTACACCATCGTCGACCGCAAGAAGGAGCTCATCATCAACGCGGGCGGAAAGAACATGTCGCCCAGCAATATCGAGAGCGCCATCTCCACCTCCTCCATGCTGATCGACAAGGTGATCGCGATCGGTGACGGGCGGCCCTACAACGTCGCCCTCATCACCCTCGACGGTGCCGCGGTGCCCGCGTTCGCGGAGAAGTTCGGGATCGAGCCCGATCCGGCGGTGCTGGCCAAAGACGCTCGCGTGCTCGCCGTCGTTCAGCAGGGTGTGGACGAGGGCAACGCCAAACTCGCCCGGGTGGAGCAGATCAAGAAGTTCGCCGTGCTCCCGACGCTGTGGAACGAGGGCGGTGACGAGCTGACCCCGACCGGGAAGTTGCGGCGTAAGCCCATCAACGCCAAGTACGCCACCGAGATCGAAGCCCTGTACGCCGAATAG
- a CDS encoding GMC oxidoreductase, with amino-acid sequence MKAFDYDVMIVGSGFGGSVSALRLTEKGYRVAVLEAGRRFADHEFAETSWRVRRYLWAPYLGCYGITRMTLLRDTFLTAGAGVGGGSLVYGNTLYRPLDAFYSDPQWGHITDWKTELAPYFDQAERMLGVAEVPRETLSDELLREVAQDMGRGETYHRARVGVYFGENGTAPGASVPDPFFGGVGPARNTCLNCGECVVGCRHNAKNTTVKNYLYLAEKAGATVHPLTTVTGVRPLPGGGFRIETVRTGRWLRKERRVFTAEQVVFSAAALGTQRLLHKLRDTGMMPEISAALGTLTRTNSEAVLYPRSLRKDADYSKGVCITSSFHPDDETHVEAGRLGGPGSNLLGLTTTVLVDPEPGRPRIISGLVVALRSWRTLGRMHNPRRWSQQTIGLLVMQTSGNSLITYTRRGLFGRRMTTRPGPGPKPPVWIPAAHDVDRRIAEKIDGVPKGTTFDLFNIPSTGHFLGGCPIGDSPDAGVIDPYQRLYGYPGAHVIDGSAITANLGVNPSLTITAQAERAVALWPNKGDADPRPPLGAGYRLVHPVAPRSPVVPVEAPAALRLPIFPVEQARERAVSSDESRD; translated from the coding sequence ATGAAGGCATTCGACTACGACGTCATGATCGTCGGGTCCGGCTTCGGGGGCAGCGTCAGCGCGCTGCGACTCACCGAAAAGGGTTACCGCGTAGCGGTTCTGGAGGCCGGTCGGCGCTTCGCCGACCACGAGTTCGCCGAGACCTCCTGGCGGGTGCGGCGGTACCTGTGGGCCCCGTATCTGGGCTGCTACGGGATCACGCGAATGACACTGCTGCGCGACACCTTCCTCACCGCGGGCGCGGGTGTCGGCGGTGGCTCGCTGGTGTACGGCAACACCCTGTACCGGCCGCTGGACGCCTTCTACAGCGATCCGCAGTGGGGTCACATCACCGACTGGAAAACCGAGTTGGCACCCTACTTCGACCAGGCCGAACGCATGCTGGGCGTGGCCGAGGTGCCCCGCGAGACGCTGTCGGACGAGCTGCTGCGGGAGGTCGCGCAGGATATGGGCCGTGGCGAGACCTACCACCGTGCCCGCGTCGGCGTGTACTTCGGTGAGAACGGTACGGCCCCGGGGGCTTCGGTGCCGGACCCGTTCTTCGGTGGCGTGGGTCCCGCTCGCAACACCTGCTTGAACTGCGGCGAATGTGTGGTCGGGTGTCGGCACAATGCCAAGAACACCACTGTCAAGAACTACCTGTACCTGGCCGAGAAAGCCGGTGCCACAGTGCATCCGCTGACGACGGTCACCGGCGTGCGCCCCTTGCCCGGTGGCGGGTTCCGTATCGAAACCGTGCGGACCGGCCGCTGGCTGCGCAAGGAACGCCGAGTCTTCACCGCTGAGCAGGTGGTGTTCTCGGCCGCCGCCCTCGGCACCCAGCGACTGCTGCACAAGCTCAGAGACACCGGCATGATGCCGGAAATCTCCGCTGCCCTGGGCACTTTGACGCGCACCAACTCCGAGGCCGTCCTCTATCCGCGGTCCTTGCGCAAGGATGCGGACTACAGCAAGGGCGTCTGCATCACCTCGTCGTTCCATCCGGACGACGAAACCCACGTCGAGGCCGGTCGCCTGGGCGGCCCCGGCAGCAACCTGCTCGGCCTCACCACCACCGTGCTGGTGGACCCGGAGCCCGGCCGGCCCCGGATCATCTCCGGACTCGTTGTCGCGCTGCGCAGTTGGCGCACGCTGGGCAGGATGCACAACCCGCGCCGATGGTCGCAGCAGACGATCGGCCTGCTGGTCATGCAGACCAGCGGCAATTCGCTGATCACCTACACCAGGCGCGGCCTGTTCGGTCGGCGCATGACGACCCGTCCGGGCCCCGGCCCCAAGCCACCGGTGTGGATTCCGGCGGCCCACGACGTCGATCGCCGGATTGCCGAGAAGATCGACGGTGTACCCAAGGGCACCACTTTCGATCTGTTCAATATCCCGAGTACCGGCCACTTTCTCGGCGGTTGCCCGATCGGCGATTCGCCGGACGCCGGTGTGATCGATCCGTATCAGCGGCTGTACGGCTATCCGGGCGCGCATGTGATCGACGGGTCGGCGATCACCGCCAATCTCGGCGTGAATCCGTCGCTGACGATCACCGCCCAAGCCGAACGCGCCGTCGCCCTGTGGCCCAACAAGGGCGACGCGGACCCGCGCCCGCCACTGGGTGCGGGCTACCGGCTGGTGCACCCGGTCGCGCCGCGTAGTCCGGTGGTGCCGGTCGAAGCGCCGGCGGCGCTGCGCCTGCCGATCTTCCCGGTCGAACAGGCGCGGGAGCGGGCCGTGTCCTCGGATGAGTCCCGCGACTAG
- a CDS encoding alpha/beta fold hydrolase: MPKFKKPPPDLGLSGILAHPEPRETRTVHSADGTALHVREYGHPALDPIVLVHGWSVAIEFWNPQINALASGNRVIAYDQRGHGRSEAGTRPFSDRVLAEDLSAVLAATVVPEAPATVAGHSMGGATVLAWAKYFRDDVLRYVDSALLANTATGLSDGPESMKRHQDRRSRLLTAMAIAPLPSPPRRLTRSMVRKVSLTPQAPLCMVDFVQRLGATCPPRVRSRWAKVMQHIDASDGVQALRVPTTVLYGARDGLLPPSESARTAQLFRAAGHLDREVVLADSGHASNMQNADEFNAEIVRLRGLSSQPVGLTSF; this comes from the coding sequence ATGCCGAAATTCAAGAAACCCCCACCGGATCTCGGGCTGAGCGGAATATTGGCGCACCCGGAACCGCGGGAGACTCGGACGGTGCACTCCGCGGACGGAACCGCGCTGCATGTTCGCGAGTACGGGCACCCGGCACTGGATCCGATCGTGCTGGTCCATGGGTGGTCGGTCGCCATCGAGTTCTGGAATCCGCAGATCAACGCACTGGCGAGCGGAAACCGGGTGATCGCTTACGACCAGCGCGGCCACGGTCGCAGCGAGGCCGGTACGCGCCCGTTCAGCGACCGGGTGCTCGCGGAGGATCTGTCGGCCGTGCTGGCCGCGACGGTCGTGCCCGAAGCGCCTGCCACGGTGGCGGGTCACAGCATGGGCGGTGCGACGGTTCTCGCATGGGCGAAGTATTTCCGTGACGATGTCCTGCGTTACGTGGATTCCGCACTTCTCGCCAACACCGCGACCGGGCTGTCGGATGGTCCGGAAAGCATGAAAAGGCACCAGGATCGCCGCTCGCGATTGCTGACCGCCATGGCGATCGCGCCGTTGCCCTCGCCGCCGCGCCGGTTAACCAGATCGATGGTCCGCAAGGTTTCGCTGACCCCGCAAGCGCCGCTGTGCATGGTCGACTTCGTGCAGCGGTTGGGCGCGACCTGCCCTCCCCGAGTGCGGTCGCGGTGGGCCAAAGTGATGCAGCACATCGATGCTTCGGACGGTGTGCAGGCACTGCGGGTGCCGACGACCGTGCTGTACGGCGCTCGCGACGGCCTGCTTCCCCCGAGTGAATCGGCTCGTACCGCGCAATTGTTCAGAGCGGCAGGGCATCTGGACCGTGAAGTCGTACTCGCCGACAGCGGACATGCCAGCAACATGCAGAACGCCGACGAGTTCAACGCCGAAATCGTTCGCCTGCGCGGATTGTCGTCGCAGCCGGTCGGCCTCACCAGCTTCTGA
- a CDS encoding enoyl-CoA hydratase/isomerase family protein, whose translation MSGQISKQENVVRIERPTAGVAVVVLDRPARLNAMNPSSIPLVTQAVRPLAEDPETRVVILTGAGRGFCTGMDLSSLDEMAPREVDATIAWMRELHSFSLELARLPQPTIAAVNGPAIGGGLGMALGCDLRIAGPDAKFGATFARMAIGPDAGVSHTLPAVIGHAATLDLLLSCEPIGPEAALRLCLVSRVADDALAASIELAERWARIPAHASRTIKKTLRLAARADLETTLLDIEPRAQADLICHPDFFANAKAWLDGHH comes from the coding sequence ATGTCCGGGCAGATATCGAAACAGGAGAATGTCGTCCGAATCGAGCGGCCGACCGCGGGCGTCGCGGTGGTGGTATTGGATCGTCCGGCGCGGCTCAATGCCATGAATCCGTCGAGCATCCCCCTTGTGACACAGGCGGTCCGACCGCTCGCAGAGGATCCGGAGACACGGGTGGTGATTCTGACCGGCGCCGGGCGCGGCTTCTGCACCGGCATGGATCTGAGCAGCCTGGATGAGATGGCGCCGCGCGAGGTGGACGCGACCATCGCGTGGATGCGGGAGCTGCACAGCTTCTCGCTGGAACTCGCCCGTCTGCCTCAGCCCACTATCGCGGCGGTCAATGGGCCCGCCATCGGCGGTGGCCTCGGCATGGCGCTGGGCTGCGACCTGCGCATCGCGGGTCCTGACGCGAAGTTCGGAGCGACCTTCGCGAGGATGGCCATCGGCCCGGATGCGGGTGTCTCCCATACACTTCCGGCGGTCATCGGGCACGCCGCCACACTCGATCTATTGCTCAGCTGCGAACCCATCGGCCCGGAGGCGGCACTGCGCCTGTGCCTGGTCAGCCGAGTCGCCGATGACGCGCTCGCGGCCTCGATCGAGCTCGCCGAACGATGGGCGCGTATCCCCGCCCATGCGTCGCGCACGATCAAGAAGACACTGCGACTGGCAGCACGCGCTGATCTCGAGACCACGCTGCTCGATATCGAGCCCCGCGCCCAGGCCGACCTGATCTGCCATCCGGACTTCTTCGCCAACGCCAAGGCGTGGCTCGACGGTCACCACTGA